From the Selenomonas timonae genome, one window contains:
- the waaF gene encoding lipopolysaccharide heptosyltransferase II codes for MKNILVVKLSAIGDVIHALPVSYAIKERFPEAHLTWVVEKPAYPLLEDNPYIDDIILFEKAKFRSVSGFLHEIGPFRRRLRARRYDASLDLQGLFKSAAIVWNAGARQRVGTANMREGAHLVSRPVRGAHAEGHIVERYLDVARALGCTVDEVRFPVAVSERDRAAAETLLAREGVQEGRAFVAFAIGANWPNKRWPVEHFAVLADRLYRAHYVPVLVGGGRLDETLAQDIMAASEIPPVNLVGRTNLKQLAHIFTRAALVLGGDTGPIHLAAGLGTPTVMLMGPTDANRNGPYGQQENAIEVDRPCRACWKRACPKGLDCLAAITPEMVVERMRPLLLR; via the coding sequence ATGAAGAACATCTTGGTTGTCAAACTGAGCGCAATCGGCGATGTGATTCATGCCCTGCCCGTTTCCTATGCCATCAAGGAGCGCTTCCCCGAGGCACACCTGACGTGGGTTGTCGAAAAGCCCGCCTATCCGCTCCTCGAGGACAATCCCTACATCGACGACATCATCCTATTTGAAAAGGCAAAGTTCCGCAGCGTCAGCGGCTTCCTGCACGAGATCGGTCCCTTTCGCCGCCGCCTGCGCGCGCGGCGCTATGACGCCTCGCTCGACTTGCAGGGACTGTTCAAATCGGCGGCAATCGTGTGGAATGCGGGCGCACGCCAGCGCGTCGGGACGGCGAATATGCGCGAGGGCGCACATCTCGTGAGCCGCCCCGTACGCGGCGCACACGCAGAGGGGCACATTGTTGAGCGCTATCTGGATGTGGCGCGTGCACTTGGCTGCACGGTCGACGAGGTGCGCTTTCCCGTTGCCGTATCCGAACGCGACCGAGCGGCAGCAGAGACCTTGCTTGCGCGCGAGGGCGTGCAGGAGGGGCGCGCGTTTGTCGCCTTTGCCATCGGTGCGAACTGGCCGAACAAGCGCTGGCCCGTGGAGCATTTCGCCGTGCTCGCCGACCGGCTCTACCGCGCGCATTACGTTCCTGTCCTCGTTGGCGGCGGGCGCCTCGATGAGACGCTTGCGCAGGACATCATGGCGGCGAGCGAGATCCCGCCAGTGAACCTCGTTGGGCGCACGAATCTCAAGCAGCTCGCACACATCTTCACGCGCGCCGCGCTCGTTCTCGGCGGCGACACGGGTCCCATCCACCTTGCGGCGGGGCTCGGCACGCCGACTGTCATGCTCATGGGGCCGACGGACGCGAACCGCAACGGCCCATACGGACAGCAGGAGAACGCGATCGAGGTTGACCGCCCCTGCCGCGCGTGCTGGAAGCGCGCCTGTCCGAAGGGGCTGGACTGCCTTGCGGCGATTACGCCGGAGATGGTCGTGGAAAGAATGAGACCGCTGCTTTTGCGGTAG
- the rfaE2 gene encoding D-glycero-beta-D-manno-heptose 1-phosphate adenylyltransferase has product MLIPSERIEEYAAILHAAGLRVVFTNGCFDILHAGHVRYLAAARSLGDVLILGLNSDASVRRLKGETRPVNMEADRAEVVGALKSVDAVVIFGEDTAEELIAKVRPAVYAKGGDYTRETLPEARIVERYGGEVAFIPLVAGKSTTNIIERAGRK; this is encoded by the coding sequence ATGCTGATTCCAAGCGAGCGGATTGAGGAGTACGCGGCGATACTGCACGCGGCGGGGCTGCGCGTCGTCTTTACGAACGGCTGCTTTGACATCCTGCACGCGGGACACGTCCGCTATCTCGCGGCAGCGCGCTCTCTCGGCGATGTGCTCATCCTCGGGCTGAACAGCGACGCATCCGTGCGCCGTCTGAAGGGCGAGACGCGCCCCGTGAATATGGAGGCGGATCGTGCGGAGGTCGTGGGTGCGCTGAAATCCGTGGACGCTGTCGTCATCTTCGGCGAGGATACGGCGGAGGAGCTGATTGCAAAGGTGCGCCCTGCGGTGTATGCGAAGGGCGGCGACTACACGCGTGAGACGCTGCCCGAGGCGCGCATTGTCGAGCGTTACGGTGGCGAGGTCGCCTTTATCCCGCTTGTGGCGGGGAAATCTACAACGAACATTATTGAACGGGCGGGACGGAAGTAG
- a CDS encoding bifunctional heptose 7-phosphate kinase/heptose 1-phosphate adenyltransferase: MVNALTQMADTPVLIIGDMVADVYLDGTIARISREAPVLVLEQREERVVAGGAANVANNAATLGGLSYAVGVCGTDVSGGALLAVLGENGVHTEGFVRAQAHPTITKTRIIAGGRATVSQQIVRVDREWHTPLTEETEEGVLAQIRALLPRVRGVVLSDYGSGTVTARVRRLVIEETRRLGIPSIVDSRYDILSYEGIGYVKQNDAELAAALGRELCCEEEICAAGHELRQRLSADGVLITRGDKGMTLFLADGTATNIPVSDHSEIFDVSGAGDTCVAVVILALGAGVDPLTAARLSNIASGIAVRKRGTATVSYEELRAALTAGKEAERC, translated from the coding sequence ATGGTGAATGCGCTCACACAAATGGCTGATACCCCTGTCCTTATCATCGGGGATATGGTGGCGGATGTCTATCTCGACGGCACGATTGCGCGTATCTCGCGTGAGGCACCCGTGCTCGTGCTCGAGCAGCGGGAGGAGCGTGTGGTTGCGGGCGGCGCGGCGAATGTCGCAAACAATGCGGCGACGCTCGGCGGGCTCTCCTACGCCGTGGGCGTCTGTGGCACGGATGTGAGCGGCGGTGCCCTCCTCGCCGTGCTTGGTGAAAATGGCGTGCATACGGAGGGCTTTGTGCGCGCGCAGGCGCATCCGACGATCACGAAGACACGCATCATCGCGGGCGGACGTGCAACGGTCAGTCAGCAAATCGTGCGTGTCGACCGCGAGTGGCACACACCGCTCACGGAGGAGACAGAGGAGGGGGTGCTTGCGCAGATTCGTGCATTACTCCCACGTGTGCGCGGCGTTGTGCTCTCGGACTACGGCTCGGGAACTGTGACGGCACGCGTGCGCCGCCTCGTCATCGAGGAGACGCGCAGGTTGGGAATTCCAAGTATCGTGGACTCGCGCTATGACATCCTCTCCTACGAGGGCATCGGCTACGTCAAGCAGAACGATGCGGAGCTGGCAGCAGCACTGGGACGGGAGCTGTGCTGCGAGGAAGAGATCTGTGCGGCGGGGCATGAACTGCGGCAGCGGCTCTCTGCAGACGGTGTTCTCATCACGCGTGGAGATAAGGGGATGACACTCTTCCTCGCGGACGGCACGGCGACGAATATCCCCGTGAGCGACCACAGCGAGATTTTCGACGTGTCGGGTGCGGGCGATACCTGTGTCGCCGTTGTGATTCTCGCACTCGGGGCGGGCGTTGACCCGTTGACGGCGGCACGCCTCAGCAATATCGCCTCGGGGATTGCCGTGCGCAAGCGCGGGACGGCGACCGTCTCATACGAGGAACTGCGTGCCGCACTGACGGCGGGGAAGGAGGCGGAGCGATGCTGA
- a CDS encoding LPS-assembly protein LptD, protein MTKATKTRILLAMTTVCTVLPPAAHAAYRGDTDTGFQHLDFIENERREERANRLTEEQKKLLADVGEMEKYLRHPVDATAPSPIAFEGDDLTYDERTGDFTAKGHVDIVQLAARRFQGDYVEGNTVSGEVSVPDRAHMLQLTEGAARVTLDGYRINYNYKTREGTMAEAKGKVGGYYMTGKRFEFYPDKIVVYDGTQTKCSAQKPDYHLSADVAELYPGDRMVLTNVKFWIKNKVIFKKKHYEVDVSHPIQRNFPTAGYDSDDGFWLEQVFDYDIAPRVTARANLYVTTNKGWRSHYDLGWGNGGASALLTYGVFDDGDDDWVKKEPSLILSYGKRFGNTPITYRLYSEYGRWYGSGIHSNHWQYGISAAHDTIPFHGYGLDLAAGYSITRESYDRSRVQGFNASAYLTKKFNDRFAAYVGGIYTKSTKQNALFYFDQEDYSKVLQAGLSYRLDERNRIGVATKYAVDPHKWTDVDYYWFHDLHCSQIILRYRSKQDSWKVKWEFTPW, encoded by the coding sequence ATGACCAAGGCTACAAAAACGCGCATCCTACTCGCTATGACTACCGTCTGTACCGTGCTCCCACCGGCTGCACATGCTGCCTATCGCGGGGACACGGATACGGGCTTTCAGCATCTGGATTTCATCGAGAACGAGCGGCGTGAGGAGCGTGCGAATCGTCTCACGGAGGAGCAGAAGAAGCTGCTCGCCGATGTGGGGGAGATGGAGAAGTACCTGCGTCATCCCGTGGATGCGACGGCACCGTCGCCGATTGCGTTTGAGGGCGATGATTTGACCTATGACGAGCGCACGGGCGACTTCACAGCGAAGGGGCATGTGGACATCGTGCAGCTTGCGGCACGGCGTTTTCAGGGCGACTATGTAGAGGGCAACACTGTCTCGGGCGAGGTCTCCGTCCCTGATCGCGCGCATATGCTGCAGCTGACAGAGGGCGCGGCACGCGTGACGCTCGATGGCTACCGCATCAACTACAACTACAAGACACGCGAAGGCACGATGGCGGAGGCAAAGGGCAAGGTCGGCGGCTACTACATGACGGGCAAGCGGTTCGAGTTCTACCCGGACAAGATCGTGGTCTACGACGGCACGCAGACGAAATGCTCGGCACAGAAGCCGGACTATCATCTGAGCGCGGATGTGGCAGAACTGTATCCGGGCGACCGCATGGTGCTGACGAATGTGAAGTTCTGGATCAAGAACAAGGTTATTTTCAAGAAGAAGCACTATGAGGTGGATGTCTCGCATCCCATCCAACGTAACTTTCCGACGGCGGGTTATGACAGTGACGACGGTTTCTGGCTTGAGCAAGTCTTTGACTACGACATTGCTCCGCGCGTGACGGCGCGCGCAAACCTCTACGTGACGACGAACAAGGGCTGGCGCAGTCACTACGATCTCGGATGGGGAAACGGAGGAGCGAGTGCTCTTTTGACATACGGCGTCTTTGACGACGGGGATGACGACTGGGTCAAGAAGGAGCCGTCCCTGATCCTAAGCTATGGAAAACGGTTTGGAAACACCCCGATCACTTATCGCCTCTACTCCGAGTATGGGCGCTGGTATGGCAGCGGCATTCACAGTAACCATTGGCAGTACGGCATCTCCGCTGCGCATGATACGATCCCATTCCACGGCTATGGGCTTGATCTCGCGGCGGGCTACTCCATCACACGCGAGAGCTATGACCGCTCGCGCGTCCAGGGCTTTAACGCGAGTGCCTATCTCACGAAGAAGTTCAACGATCGCTTTGCCGCCTACGTCGGCGGTATCTATACAAAGAGTACGAAGCAAAATGCGCTCTTTTACTTCGATCAGGAGGATTACTCAAAGGTGCTGCAGGCGGGACTGAGTTACCGTCTCGACGAGCGCAACCGCATCGGTGTCGCCACGAAGTACGCCGTCGATCCGCACAAGTGGACGGATGTGGACTACTACTGGTTCCACGATCTGCACTGTTCGCAGATCATCCTGCGCTACCGCTCGAAGCAGGATTCGTGGAAGGTTAAATGGGAGTTTACGCCATGGTGA
- a CDS encoding DUF3887 domain-containing protein gives MKFRTLSRMLAATLVAGGAFFAAPAAYAEENATPAAEQEQTQEQAAEKTPFDVQVVEQHVMATIARFEKDDVTGLQAEATTELRPHLTAEQISGAKAEYAPKWGARAGVGKPLMTAGKEGDKWYVICELAVGYKATAVVYRLTYDENMKLAAFFVR, from the coding sequence ATGAAATTCCGTACACTTTCCCGTATGCTTGCCGCTACGCTCGTTGCCGGCGGAGCATTCTTTGCAGCACCTGCCGCATACGCCGAGGAAAATGCGACTCCTGCTGCCGAGCAGGAGCAGACGCAGGAACAGGCGGCAGAGAAGACGCCGTTTGACGTGCAGGTGGTCGAGCAGCACGTGATGGCGACGATTGCACGCTTTGAAAAGGACGATGTGACCGGTCTGCAGGCGGAGGCGACTACGGAGCTGCGTCCGCATCTGACGGCGGAGCAGATCTCTGGTGCAAAGGCGGAGTACGCGCCGAAGTGGGGCGCGCGTGCCGGCGTTGGCAAGCCTCTTATGACGGCGGGCAAGGAGGGCGACAAGTGGTATGTCATCTGCGAGCTCGCCGTGGGCTACAAGGCGACTGCCGTTGTCTACCGTCTTACGTACGATGAGAATATGAAGCTGGCGGCCTTCTTCGTCCGCTGA
- a CDS encoding class I SAM-dependent methyltransferase, with the protein MDEELRRYEKIRGAYHSVGRLASLYDGMMTYSTWSGKFVSRLVWGLDRNGVSRYVGLALRAAHEGFEGRLLEVPVGTGCLSLPVYAELPNADITCLDYSPAMLAAARARADAIGIHNVAFVEGDVGQLTFEDDFFDAAVSINGFHAFPDKTAAWSEVHRVLRPGGRLTGSVFVLGGNPRTEFVVKHLYTRMGFFTPPYDTKTGLEARLRALFREVEVECVESLACFSCIK; encoded by the coding sequence ATGGACGAGGAACTGCGGCGGTATGAGAAGATCAGGGGGGCGTATCACTCGGTGGGGCGCCTCGCGAGTCTGTACGATGGCATGATGACGTACTCGACGTGGTCGGGGAAGTTCGTCTCGCGGCTCGTGTGGGGATTGGACAGAAACGGTGTGAGCCGCTACGTCGGTCTTGCGCTGCGTGCGGCGCATGAGGGCTTTGAGGGACGGCTGCTCGAGGTGCCGGTGGGGACGGGATGTCTCTCGCTGCCCGTGTATGCGGAGCTGCCGAACGCAGACATCACCTGCCTCGACTACTCGCCCGCGATGCTCGCGGCGGCGCGCGCGCGTGCGGATGCAATCGGCATCCATAATGTCGCCTTCGTGGAGGGCGACGTCGGACAGCTGACGTTCGAGGATGATTTCTTCGATGCGGCGGTCTCGATCAACGGATTTCATGCGTTCCCGGACAAGACGGCGGCGTGGAGCGAGGTGCATCGCGTCCTGCGTCCCGGCGGACGGCTGACGGGCTCCGTGTTCGTCCTCGGCGGGAATCCGCGCACAGAGTTCGTTGTGAAACATCTCTACACGCGCATGGGCTTCTTCACGCCGCCATATGATACGAAGACGGGACTCGAGGCGCGTCTGCGTGCTCTTTTCCGCGAGGTGGAGGTCGAGTGCGTGGAATCGCTCGCGTGCTTCTCCTGCATTAAGTAA
- a CDS encoding efflux RND transporter periplasmic adaptor subunit has translation MQQRTYITVLLAAALAAAGCGTEQVQETPAPLVRTMTVGDAARSEAGYTGAVRGRYETRLAFQVGGQILSRNVNMGAHVRAGDVLMVIDARDVQQQANATNASVSSAQAQLQLAQTNLKRYEELYAAQAISEAMLDQYRTNARAAEAAYRQAVAQNAASSNALGYTNLIAGADGVISNITAEEGQIVAAGQTVMMLTQDGEREVEIAVPESQLSEIVIGMPAAVSLWANNAALTGYVRELSPAPDTVSRTYAARIALTDAPADLPLGMTARVFLGEDAAKGAVIPLSALYQTSDTAGVYVVEDGTARLVPVTVTEFHNSDAVVTGLPRGAVIVTAGVHQLHDGEKVRTK, from the coding sequence ATGCAGCAGCGTACCTATATCACAGTCCTGCTTGCGGCAGCTCTCGCTGCGGCGGGCTGCGGCACTGAGCAGGTGCAGGAGACACCTGCGCCCCTCGTGCGGACGATGACGGTGGGCGATGCCGCCCGATCAGAGGCGGGCTATACGGGCGCCGTGCGCGGACGCTACGAGACGCGGCTCGCCTTTCAGGTCGGCGGCCAGATTCTCTCACGCAATGTAAATATGGGTGCGCACGTCCGCGCGGGAGATGTGCTCATGGTCATCGACGCACGCGACGTGCAGCAGCAGGCGAACGCGACAAATGCCAGTGTCTCCTCTGCACAAGCACAGCTGCAGCTCGCGCAGACAAATCTCAAACGCTACGAGGAACTGTACGCCGCACAGGCAATCTCAGAGGCGATGCTCGACCAGTACCGCACGAATGCGCGCGCCGCCGAGGCAGCGTATCGGCAGGCAGTCGCGCAGAACGCCGCGAGCAGCAACGCACTCGGCTACACGAACCTCATCGCGGGCGCGGACGGCGTGATCTCGAACATCACCGCCGAGGAGGGGCAGATCGTTGCGGCGGGGCAGACCGTCATGATGCTCACGCAGGATGGCGAGCGCGAGGTTGAGATCGCCGTCCCCGAGAGCCAGCTCTCCGAGATCGTCATCGGCATGCCCGCTGCCGTCTCCCTCTGGGCGAATAACGCCGCACTCACGGGCTATGTCCGCGAGCTCTCTCCTGCGCCCGACACCGTGAGCCGCACCTACGCCGCGCGCATCGCGCTCACAGATGCGCCCGCCGATCTCCCGCTTGGCATGACGGCGCGCGTCTTCCTCGGCGAGGATGCGGCAAAAGGCGCGGTCATCCCCCTCTCTGCGCTCTATCAGACGAGTGATACGGCCGGGGTCTACGTTGTTGAGGACGGCACGGCGCGTCTCGTCCCCGTCACCGTCACAGAGTTTCATAACAGCGACGCCGTTGTCACGGGACTCCCGCGCGGCGCAGTCATCGTGACGGCGGGCGTTCACCAACTCCACGACGGAGAGAAGGTGCGGACGAAATGA